A single Micromonospora sp. CCTCC AA 2012012 DNA region contains:
- a CDS encoding DUF742 domain-containing protein: MGAEDEPFLDDDAGRLVRPYTVSNGRTRPSIQMELLSWVMATGRRPRGYLALDHARALRLCGGPITVAEVAAHLKLPAAITKVVLSDLVDCGAVSTRAPSPVADPTDPSVLEAVLHGLQRRL; encoded by the coding sequence ATGGGCGCCGAGGACGAACCCTTTCTCGACGACGACGCCGGGCGTCTGGTGCGCCCGTACACGGTCAGCAACGGGCGGACCCGGCCCAGTATCCAGATGGAGTTGCTGTCGTGGGTGATGGCCACGGGTCGAAGGCCTCGCGGATACCTTGCGCTAGATCATGCTCGGGCCCTTCGCCTGTGCGGCGGCCCGATCACCGTGGCCGAGGTCGCGGCGCACCTCAAACTGCCCGCCGCTATCACGAAAGTGGTGCTGTCGGACCTGGTGGATTGTGGCGCGGTGAGCACGCGAGCCCCCAGCCCTGTCGCCGACCCCACTGATCCATCCGTATTGGAGGCGGTTCTCCATGGCCTACAGCGACGACTGTGA
- a CDS encoding acyl-CoA dehydrogenase family protein, which yields MDSYFATKRHEGLRQEVRTFAEEQVRPRIPEMESSRSVQYELSRLIASQGWIGVTISPDYGGMGLGHLAKTIIIEELSRVSGAMGAMVQASQLGVAKILHFGNDSQKERWLPAIAEGSCLPTIAVTEPQSGGHVLGMEATAVRDGDDYLLNGRKVFVGNSHVGDLHGVVARTGPGSQGLSAFLVESHRPGFSLGPHRAAMGLHGFSFGELIFDDCRIPAANMLGVEGDGLAVAYSSSILYGRPNLAAVSLGIHQALLEESSAYVTEQHRYGKPLRDLLPVKLKIGQMQSRLMTARLAAYYAVHLLDQGLPCDAELMNAKLINVEYALDSARNAMEVHAACGLYPDRPVERYVRDAHHIFAPAGTSDVQLLRLGEVALGMSKGQWSERLAAPLLEAAATS from the coding sequence ATGGATAGCTACTTCGCGACAAAACGTCACGAGGGTCTACGGCAAGAGGTGCGGACGTTCGCGGAGGAACAGGTGCGACCGCGGATCCCGGAAATGGAATCTTCTCGCTCGGTCCAGTACGAGTTGTCGCGGTTGATTGCCAGTCAGGGCTGGATCGGTGTCACGATCAGCCCTGACTACGGCGGGATGGGTCTGGGACATCTCGCCAAAACCATCATCATCGAAGAGCTGTCACGGGTCAGCGGGGCGATGGGTGCCATGGTCCAGGCCAGCCAGTTGGGCGTGGCCAAAATTCTGCACTTCGGCAACGACAGCCAGAAGGAGCGGTGGCTACCAGCGATCGCCGAAGGAAGCTGCCTGCCCACCATCGCGGTGACCGAGCCCCAGTCCGGTGGTCATGTCCTCGGCATGGAAGCCACCGCCGTACGTGACGGTGACGATTATCTTTTGAACGGCCGAAAAGTGTTCGTCGGCAACAGTCACGTCGGCGACCTACATGGCGTGGTGGCTCGCACCGGGCCGGGTTCTCAAGGGCTGTCGGCCTTCTTGGTCGAGTCGCACCGTCCGGGTTTCTCGCTCGGTCCACATCGCGCCGCTATGGGCCTGCACGGCTTCAGTTTCGGCGAGCTCATCTTCGACGACTGCCGGATCCCTGCGGCAAACATGCTCGGCGTCGAGGGCGATGGCTTGGCTGTCGCCTACTCATCCAGCATCCTGTACGGCCGACCGAACCTGGCCGCGGTATCCCTCGGCATCCACCAAGCGCTACTTGAGGAGTCCTCGGCTTACGTTACTGAGCAGCACCGCTACGGCAAGCCGCTGCGCGACCTTCTCCCGGTCAAACTGAAGATCGGGCAGATGCAGTCCCGGTTGATGACTGCCCGGCTGGCCGCCTATTACGCGGTCCACCTGTTGGATCAGGGCCTGCCGTGCGACGCGGAGCTGATGAACGCCAAACTGATCAACGTCGAGTATGCCCTGGACTCGGCGCGTAACGCGATGGAGGTGCACGCCGCCTGCGGGCTTTACCCCGACCGTCCCGTAGAGCGGTACGTACGCGACGCACACCACATCTTTGCGCCAGCCGGCACCTCCGATGTCCAACTGCTCCGGCTCGGGGAGGTGGCACTGGGCATGTCCAAGGGGCAGTGGTCGGAGCGGCTCGCCGCCCCTCTACTGGAGGCGGCGGCCACCTCCTGA
- a CDS encoding NtaA/DmoA family FMN-dependent monooxygenase (This protein belongs to a clade of FMN-dependent monooxygenases, within a broader family of flavin-dependent oxidoreductases, the luciferase-like monooxygenase (LMM) family, some of whose members use coenzyme F420 rather than FMN.), which translates to MTVRPLHFNAFIWPNGYHESAWRVVDDDVHGVLGLDYYLDIARIAERGLMDAIFLADTLAIAEYRVTHLPQTQFDPVVVLSALAAATSRIGLIGTGSTTYSKPWELARRFATLDHLSGGRAGWNIVTTVTPLAAAAFGEAVHLEHGDRYVRAHEFVEVVRQLWDSWADDAVVGDRGRGVWAERSRLRDPRFHGEFYDVDGVLPFPRSPQGHPVLVQAGQSTAGMGLAARYAELVFATPATLEASKAFRDNLRVQVAANGRDPDQLSVLPALMVTLGGTEAEAQARARHLEELASAEFHWQNTLYLAGFDPDDFDPDAPFPSNLTEKPAPSSLAERLIAAARARPEAPLREILRDLGGGPGQLHFVGTPEQLAEHIIAWQDEGGADGFTLMGSTLPYELATFTDHVVPLLQRRGRYRTEYRGRTLREHLDLSRPAGWGL; encoded by the coding sequence GTGACCGTGCGTCCCCTGCATTTCAACGCGTTCATCTGGCCCAACGGCTACCACGAGTCAGCCTGGCGAGTGGTCGACGACGACGTCCATGGCGTTCTGGGCCTCGACTACTACCTCGACATCGCCCGTATCGCCGAACGCGGGTTGATGGACGCTATCTTTCTTGCTGACACCCTCGCCATTGCCGAGTACCGGGTGACGCACCTGCCCCAGACACAGTTCGATCCGGTCGTGGTGCTGTCGGCGCTCGCCGCGGCGACGAGCCGGATCGGGCTCATCGGAACCGGCTCCACCACGTACAGCAAGCCGTGGGAGCTCGCGCGCCGCTTCGCGACCCTCGATCACCTCAGCGGCGGTCGCGCCGGTTGGAACATCGTCACCACTGTCACGCCGCTGGCTGCCGCGGCCTTCGGAGAGGCCGTCCACCTCGAGCACGGTGACCGCTACGTGCGGGCCCACGAGTTCGTCGAGGTCGTCCGGCAGCTCTGGGACAGCTGGGCGGACGACGCGGTAGTCGGCGACCGTGGTCGGGGCGTGTGGGCCGAAAGGAGCAGACTCCGCGACCCACGGTTCCACGGCGAGTTCTACGACGTCGACGGGGTGCTTCCGTTCCCCCGCTCCCCGCAGGGCCATCCAGTGCTGGTGCAGGCCGGCCAGTCGACGGCCGGCATGGGGCTGGCCGCCCGGTACGCCGAGTTGGTCTTCGCCACCCCCGCCACGCTGGAGGCCTCCAAAGCGTTTCGCGACAATCTCCGCGTCCAGGTGGCGGCGAACGGCCGTGACCCCGACCAGCTGTCGGTGTTGCCGGCTCTCATGGTGACCCTCGGCGGCACCGAGGCCGAGGCACAGGCGCGGGCCCGTCATCTAGAGGAGCTGGCGAGCGCGGAGTTCCACTGGCAGAACACCCTGTACCTCGCCGGGTTCGATCCGGACGACTTCGATCCGGACGCGCCGTTTCCGTCGAACCTGACGGAGAAGCCGGCACCTTCCAGCCTCGCCGAACGCCTCATCGCCGCCGCTCGGGCACGACCGGAGGCCCCTCTGCGCGAGATCCTGCGGGACCTCGGCGGCGGGCCCGGTCAGCTGCACTTCGTCGGCACTCCGGAACAGTTGGCCGAGCACATCATCGCCTGGCAGGACGAGGGTGGCGCCGACGGATTCACCCTCATGGGCTCGACCCTGCCCTACGAGTTGGCCACCTTCACCGACCACGTGGTCCCACTGCTACAACGGCGCGGCCGCTACCGCACCGAGTATCGCGGCCGTACCCTCCGCGAGCACCTCGATCTGTCGAGACCCGCCGGATGGGGACTGTAA
- a CDS encoding ArgE/DapE family deacylase, protein MLSSHEARVLEAIDDAEAVNLLAEAVRIPSVTGTAAECEMQHWCARLLTEAGLDVDLWELDLAGLRDMAGFPGTEAPRTEAYGLVGVLGGEGTPALVLQGHVDVVPTGDLARWEGNDPFTPWFTGDTLHGRGACDMKAGLIANLAVIRAVKRSGVRLARPLAVHCVVSEEDGGLGAFATLARGHGGEAAVITEPTNGTVVTANAGALTFQIEIAGRAAHGATRREGVSAVEVFWPVFAAIRQLEASRNSALPALFAGNTQPYPIEVGTVRAGDWPSSVPDLLVAQGRMGVRLDEDPADARAAFEQAVHDIDHPWLRTHPPTITWPGGQFASGRLSPGHPLIDEITRAVADTTGVTPPAAAAPYGSDLRLYSAGGIPSLHYGPGDVRFAHAPREQVDLRELRTVTRALALLTVRRCGIR, encoded by the coding sequence ATGTTGAGTAGTCACGAGGCCCGCGTTCTGGAGGCGATCGACGATGCGGAAGCCGTGAACCTGCTAGCTGAGGCCGTGAGGATCCCGAGTGTTACCGGTACGGCCGCCGAGTGCGAGATGCAGCACTGGTGCGCCCGCCTGCTCACCGAGGCCGGCCTGGATGTCGACCTCTGGGAGCTCGACCTCGCCGGGCTGCGGGACATGGCCGGTTTCCCAGGTACCGAGGCCCCGCGCACCGAGGCGTACGGGCTGGTTGGCGTCCTCGGCGGTGAGGGCACGCCGGCGCTCGTGCTGCAGGGGCACGTCGACGTCGTACCCACCGGTGACCTGGCCCGTTGGGAGGGCAACGACCCGTTCACGCCCTGGTTCACCGGCGACACCCTGCACGGCCGGGGCGCCTGCGACATGAAGGCCGGCCTGATCGCCAACCTGGCCGTGATCCGCGCCGTGAAACGATCAGGGGTGCGACTCGCCCGCCCGCTGGCCGTGCACTGCGTGGTGAGCGAGGAGGACGGCGGCCTCGGCGCCTTCGCCACCCTGGCGCGGGGCCATGGCGGCGAGGCCGCGGTGATCACCGAGCCGACCAACGGCACAGTCGTGACCGCCAATGCCGGCGCGCTGACCTTCCAGATCGAGATCGCCGGCCGGGCCGCGCACGGCGCCACCCGACGGGAGGGCGTCAGCGCCGTCGAGGTGTTCTGGCCGGTGTTCGCGGCGATCCGGCAGCTGGAGGCCAGCCGCAACAGCGCACTGCCGGCCCTGTTCGCCGGCAACACCCAGCCTTACCCCATCGAGGTCGGCACCGTACGCGCCGGCGACTGGCCCAGCAGCGTGCCCGACCTGCTCGTCGCCCAGGGCCGGATGGGAGTGCGGCTGGACGAGGACCCCGCCGACGCCCGTGCCGCCTTCGAGCAGGCAGTCCACGACATCGACCATCCCTGGTTACGCACCCACCCACCTACCATCACCTGGCCCGGCGGCCAGTTCGCCAGCGGTCGCCTCAGCCCAGGCCATCCACTGATCGACGAGATCACCAGGGCCGTCGCCGACACCACCGGCGTCACGCCCCCGGCTGCGGCCGCGCCCTACGGCAGCGATCTGCGGCTGTACAGCGCGGGCGGGATACCCTCCCTGCACTACGGGCCCGGCGACGTCCGCTTCGCGCACGCCCCCCGCGAGCAGGTGGACCTGCGCGAGCTCAGGACGGTGACCCGGGCACTCGCTCTCCTGACGGTACGGCGTTGCGGGATTCGCTGA
- a CDS encoding LysR substrate-binding domain-containing protein: protein MARIERRWRAALFDRTRAAYSPLACWPNCSRTCVPLATVVSLVTGRERRPVPPGTLQLASEFGYGGLLDALRDDALVDVRQHIVDIASPGWASAMLAAHICVYADLPLADLDWLTGPAGTRNHQSVVSLCRAAGFEPRIRFTALNGPSGRRILEDGGAVALTSATMIPAGAMHTVRLAEDVRIRMTVSWRHGSTATATAGWLVRWLHDGQVRRLAECRPELLTEMRADPTRWPLYAQQEAHRAHRGE, encoded by the coding sequence GTGGCGCGGATCGAACGGCGGTGGCGGGCCGCCCTGTTCGACCGGACCAGGGCGGCGTACAGCCCGCTCGCCTGCTGGCCGAACTGCTCGCGCACCTGCGTGCCCCTGGCCACGGTGGTCTCCCTGGTCACCGGTCGCGAACGCCGACCGGTGCCGCCCGGAACTTTGCAACTGGCCAGTGAGTTCGGCTACGGCGGGCTACTCGACGCGCTCCGCGACGACGCCTTGGTAGACGTCCGGCAGCACATCGTCGACATCGCCAGTCCCGGCTGGGCTTCCGCGATGCTCGCCGCCCACATCTGTGTGTACGCCGACCTTCCCCTGGCCGACCTCGACTGGCTCACCGGCCCGGCCGGCACCCGCAACCACCAGTCCGTGGTGTCGCTGTGCCGAGCAGCCGGCTTCGAACCACGGATCCGGTTCACCGCGCTCAACGGGCCGAGCGGCCGTCGGATCCTGGAGGACGGCGGGGCGGTGGCCCTCACCAGCGCCACCATGATCCCGGCAGGGGCGATGCACACCGTCCGGCTGGCCGAAGACGTTCGCATCAGGATGACCGTGAGCTGGCGGCACGGAAGCACGGCCACCGCGACCGCCGGGTGGCTGGTGCGCTGGCTGCACGACGGACAGGTCCGGCGGCTCGCCGAGTGCCGGCCGGAGCTGCTCACCGAAATGCGGGCCGACCCGACCCGGTGGCCGCTGTACGCCCAACAGGAGGCCCACCGGGCGCACCGAGGCGAGTAG
- a CDS encoding GAF domain-containing protein, which produces MIYESPVYQSLTPIDQEAPRRVQRLRDLGIGENPDPEFDEFAQKLANITRAPYAMVNFISEDRQYFAGLYTAPVGRASSTPEITLTEQPGRVMSRDHGYCPHVVVRRKALVLDDVCDYPRFAGNPVVDEIGIRSYLGAPLIDHTGTTLGTICVVDTEPRPWGRQGLETIKSLAAELTERINQRS; this is translated from the coding sequence ATGATTTATGAAAGCCCGGTCTACCAGTCGCTGACGCCGATTGATCAGGAGGCGCCGCGCCGTGTTCAGCGGCTGCGTGATCTCGGTATTGGGGAAAACCCGGACCCCGAGTTCGACGAGTTCGCCCAAAAGCTCGCAAATATCACCCGGGCTCCATACGCGATGGTGAACTTCATCAGCGAGGACCGTCAGTACTTCGCTGGCCTCTACACGGCGCCAGTCGGGCGAGCCAGCAGCACGCCCGAGATCACCTTGACCGAACAGCCAGGCCGGGTGATGTCACGAGATCATGGCTACTGCCCGCACGTCGTGGTCCGCCGCAAAGCGCTGGTGCTCGACGACGTGTGCGACTACCCGCGGTTTGCCGGCAATCCCGTGGTCGACGAGATCGGCATCCGCTCATATCTGGGCGCGCCGCTGATCGACCACACCGGTACGACGCTTGGCACGATCTGTGTGGTGGACACCGAGCCGCGACCGTGGGGGCGGCAGGGCCTTGAGACCATCAAGTCTCTGGCCGCCGAGCTGACGGAACGGATCAATCAGCGCAGCTGA
- a CDS encoding roadblock/LC7 domain-containing protein: MRSDAPVGQSQDLVWLLSGLAERVPHTRSALLLSSDGLPKAVHGLDRAGADHLAAIASGLFSLARSAGGSLGGGSGVRQVVAELDDVLLFVTAAGANAVLAVLAGKDADVGVLGYEMSQMVKSVRPFLATPTRHATIDSSDMIR; the protein is encoded by the coding sequence ATGCGGAGCGATGCGCCCGTAGGACAATCTCAGGATCTTGTGTGGCTGCTGTCCGGGCTGGCCGAACGCGTCCCCCACACTCGCAGTGCCCTGTTGTTGTCGTCCGACGGCCTACCGAAAGCTGTCCACGGTCTGGATCGGGCCGGCGCGGACCATCTCGCGGCGATCGCCTCCGGACTGTTCTCTCTCGCTCGTAGCGCTGGGGGCAGTCTCGGTGGCGGTAGTGGAGTCCGTCAGGTGGTCGCCGAGCTTGATGACGTGCTGCTGTTCGTCACGGCGGCGGGCGCAAATGCCGTCCTGGCGGTGCTCGCAGGAAAGGACGCAGATGTTGGCGTACTGGGATACGAGATGTCACAGATGGTCAAGAGTGTACGTCCGTTCCTGGCGACACCGACGCGCCATGCCACCATCGATTCGAGTGACATGATCCGGTGA
- a CDS encoding GNAT family N-acetyltransferase, translating into MSELVTDPVAGTVVAVLCADASEAVIGEVIADLRHVEDRQALTTDSAGAAAAITDLVEATNQQVFAPDPLAASIAALASSAPAEPAAAAASHAGVGIRPIETHADVAAAVTVLDGVFAPGRGYHFYPPSLLRNLLAAGAPMLLAWDGDAPVGVVLAVPGWTASGQPLVQSGPMAVLPTARGRGVAVALKLAQRAWALERGVTEIRWTFDAMAAVSANLNLRRLGATVAGFVPGYEGLRDADTPTSLPYDRLLVTWRLAGASETPDNGNAEPVWAVAAVEGLPVLNHAWSLARSALVAVPADIAALRREDPAAASTWQHIVGAVLQHAFTAGWRVNWDSRGAYLLTAPQILPGHRYGQP; encoded by the coding sequence GTGTCTGAGCTCGTCACCGACCCTGTTGCCGGCACCGTCGTCGCCGTCTTGTGCGCGGACGCGTCGGAAGCTGTCATCGGCGAGGTCATCGCCGACCTGCGGCACGTCGAGGACCGGCAGGCGCTCACCACCGATTCGGCCGGGGCTGCTGCCGCCATCACCGACTTGGTTGAAGCGACGAACCAGCAGGTGTTCGCGCCTGACCCATTGGCCGCTTCGATCGCAGCCCTTGCCAGCTCCGCACCGGCCGAGCCGGCCGCAGCAGCCGCCTCCCACGCCGGCGTCGGGATCCGCCCCATCGAGACGCACGCCGATGTCGCCGCCGCTGTCACCGTCCTGGACGGGGTCTTCGCCCCGGGCCGGGGATACCACTTCTATCCACCCAGCCTGCTACGCAACCTGCTCGCCGCCGGCGCGCCGATGCTTCTGGCCTGGGACGGTGACGCTCCGGTCGGCGTGGTGCTCGCCGTGCCGGGGTGGACCGCCAGCGGTCAGCCGCTAGTACAGTCCGGCCCGATGGCGGTACTGCCCACCGCGCGCGGCCGCGGTGTGGCAGTAGCGTTGAAGCTCGCCCAGCGAGCGTGGGCTCTCGAGCGAGGCGTCACCGAGATCCGCTGGACGTTCGACGCGATGGCCGCCGTCAGCGCCAACCTCAACCTGCGCCGGCTCGGCGCTACCGTAGCGGGTTTCGTACCCGGTTACGAAGGTCTCCGTGACGCCGACACCCCCACCTCACTCCCCTACGACCGGTTGCTCGTCACCTGGCGTCTCGCTGGCGCATCCGAAACACCAGACAACGGCAACGCCGAGCCGGTGTGGGCCGTCGCTGCCGTCGAGGGACTGCCAGTGCTCAATCACGCCTGGTCCCTCGCTCGCTCCGCGCTCGTTGCAGTGCCGGCCGACATTGCCGCGTTGCGCCGGGAGGACCCGGCTGCGGCCAGCACCTGGCAGCACATCGTGGGCGCCGTGCTCCAGCATGCGTTCACCGCCGGCTGGCGGGTTAACTGGGACTCCCGCGGCGCCTACCTGCTGACCGCGCCCCAGATCCTGCCCGGTCACCGCTACGGACAGCCCTAA
- a CDS encoding carbohydrate ABC transporter permease, translating to MPSTLVLASLVAYAIARLPGWPGRVLFAVFAAGLAVPAQAVMIPQYLQFDRLGLRDSLTGLMLINVVVTLPVAVFILAGFLRTLPTELYEAAELDGAGPWTAFRRVAVPLPAPSLAATAIYLFVMHWNDLLYPLLFIDDPAKRTLPLALLDFTGEYLTDYPLLFTGVVVASTPMVIAYALLQRHFIAGITAGAVKG from the coding sequence GTGCCGAGCACGCTGGTGCTGGCGAGCCTCGTCGCGTACGCGATCGCCCGCCTCCCGGGCTGGCCCGGCCGGGTGCTGTTCGCGGTGTTCGCGGCCGGCCTGGCGGTGCCCGCGCAGGCGGTGATGATTCCCCAGTACCTGCAGTTCGACCGGCTCGGCCTCCGCGACAGCCTGACCGGGCTGATGCTCATCAACGTGGTGGTCACCCTGCCCGTGGCGGTGTTCATCCTCGCCGGCTTCCTGCGCACCCTCCCCACCGAGCTGTACGAGGCCGCCGAACTCGACGGCGCCGGCCCCTGGACCGCATTCCGCCGGGTCGCGGTGCCACTGCCCGCCCCGTCGCTCGCCGCCACCGCGATCTACCTGTTCGTCATGCACTGGAACGACCTGCTCTACCCCCTGCTGTTCATCGACGACCCGGCCAAACGCACCCTGCCGCTGGCACTGCTGGACTTCACCGGCGAATACCTCACCGACTATCCGCTGCTCTTCACCGGCGTGGTCGTCGCGTCCACACCGATGGTCATCGCGTACGCGCTCCTACAGCGCCACTTCATCGCCGGCATCACCGCGGGAGCCGTCAAGGGGTAA
- a CDS encoding IS5 family transposase (programmed frameshift) — MVSDEVWAEIVPLLPPRPPRRHRYPGRRPLDDRKVWCGILFVLCTAIPWEYLPQELGFGSGMTCWRRLRDWNDAGVWQRLHEVLLGRLRAAGQLDMSRTVIDGSHVRALKGGPKTGPSPVDRRKPGSKHHVITDAGDTPLATALTGGNHHDITQLMPLVDKVPRIKGIRGRPRQRPERIHADRGYDFDKYRRELRTRGITPVIARRGVGHGSGLGTRRWVVEQTIALLHWFRRLRIRWEIRDDIHEAFLTLACAIICWRRLQRSKS; from the exons ATCGTCTCGGACGAGGTGTGGGCCGAGATCGTGCCGCTGCTGCCACCCCGACCACCGCGCAGGCACCGCTACCCGGGCCGTAGGCCTCTCGATGACCGGAAGGTGTGGTGCGGGATCCTGTTCGTGCTCTGCACGGCGATCCCGTGGGAGTACCTGCCCCAAGAGCTGGGCTTCGGGTCGGGGATGACCTGCTGGCGCCGGTTGCGGGACTGGAACGACGCCGGCGTGTGGCAACGACTGCACGAGGTCCTGCTGGGCAGACTCCGGGCCGCCGGGCAGTTGGACATGTCGCGGACGGTGATCGACGGCTCCCACGTCCGGGCGCTCAAGGGCGGCC CCAAAACCGGTCCGAGCCCGGTCGACCGCCGCAAGCCAGGCTCGAAACACCACGTCATCACCGACGCGGGCGACACCCCCCTCGCCACGGCCTTGACCGGCGGCAACCACCACGACATCACCCAGCTCATGCCCCTGGTCGACAAGGTTCCCAGAATCAAGGGCATCCGCGGCCGGCCCCGGCAACGACCCGAGCGGATCCACGCCGACCGTGGCTACGACTTCGACAAGTACCGCCGCGAGCTACGCACGCGGGGCATCACACCTGTCATCGCCCGACGCGGCGTCGGTCACGGCTCCGGGCTCGGCACCCGACGCTGGGTCGTCGAGCAGACCATCGCCCTGCTGCACTGGTTCCGCCGCCTGCGGATCCGCTGGGAGATCCGCGACGACATCCACGAAGCGTTCCTCACCCTCGCCTGCGCCATCATCTGCTGGCGCCGACTCCAACGCTCAAAGAGTTAG
- a CDS encoding GTP-binding protein, translated as MAYSDDCELSPVFPTALKILIAGGFGVGKTTFVGAVSEIRPLCTEEILTTAGVGTDSLTGVEDKSTTTVALDFGRITIDSRHVLYLFGTPGQERFWFMWDELSAGALGAVVLADTRRLQDCFAAVDFFESRGIGFLVAVNEFDGSFHYEPEEVRAALELRPDVPIVMCDARQSRSSATVLIALLKHLLVTSRPA; from the coding sequence ATGGCCTACAGCGACGACTGTGAACTGTCTCCGGTGTTCCCCACCGCGCTCAAGATCCTTATCGCAGGTGGGTTCGGCGTGGGAAAGACGACGTTCGTCGGCGCGGTCAGTGAGATCCGGCCCTTGTGCACGGAGGAGATCCTGACCACCGCCGGCGTGGGCACTGACAGCCTGACAGGAGTAGAGGACAAGTCCACCACCACGGTGGCGCTCGACTTCGGCCGCATTACCATCGATTCCCGCCACGTGCTGTACCTGTTCGGCACACCCGGGCAGGAGCGCTTCTGGTTCATGTGGGACGAGTTGTCCGCCGGCGCCCTCGGAGCTGTCGTCCTCGCCGACACCCGCCGCCTACAGGACTGCTTCGCTGCCGTCGATTTTTTCGAGTCCCGTGGCATTGGATTCCTGGTCGCCGTGAACGAATTCGACGGGTCGTTCCACTACGAACCCGAGGAAGTGCGCGCCGCTCTTGAACTTAGACCGGATGTGCCGATCGTGATGTGCGATGCCCGTCAAAGCCGGTCCTCCGCAACGGTGCTGATCGCGCTCCTGAAGCATCTACTCGTCACCTCTCGCCCGGCGTGA
- a CDS encoding IS110 family transposase, with protein sequence MNRDGHRQLRRFAGRWPHVTWAVDGAAGLGAPLTARLVADAVDVVDVPAKLARRVRMLMAGHGGKTEEVDALSVSIAAHTATRLNTAAIDEAVAVLRALTEHRDDLVRSRTQTVNRLHALLAQLVPAGLPRRMTADTAAAALRSIRPRGAGPHSASGRR encoded by the coding sequence GTGAACCGTGACGGCCACCGACAGCTGCGCCGTTTCGCCGGCCGCTGGCCACACGTCACCTGGGCGGTGGACGGAGCCGCCGGGCTAGGTGCTCCGTTGACCGCTCGGCTTGTCGCTGACGCAGTCGATGTCGTCGACGTTCCCGCGAAGCTGGCACGCCGGGTCCGGATGCTTATGGCCGGGCACGGCGGCAAGACCGAGGAGGTCGACGCACTGTCGGTCAGTATCGCCGCGCACACCGCCACCCGGCTCAACACCGCCGCGATCGACGAGGCGGTCGCCGTCCTACGCGCGCTGACCGAACACCGCGACGACCTGGTTCGCTCCCGCACCCAGACCGTCAACCGGTTGCACGCCCTATTGGCGCAACTCGTCCCGGCCGGGCTGCCCCGACGGATGACCGCCGACACCGCGGCTGCCGCGTTGCGCAGCATCCGACCGCGCGGTGCTGGGCCGCACTCTGCGTCAGGTCGCCGTTGA
- a CDS encoding helix-turn-helix domain-containing protein, with protein MTVSSSPHLGGGAAVKAALLASKDLRPTERLIMVAIAAHTNRDGDAWPSVATIADYAGVSVRTVQRTLAKLVNLGRLAVRQVATLATRIYRLLSGRPDTSGGDIPRSGVTDDATRGDTHRLSPEAEEDHKKLRGHRSVPSGRRLSLRNRLPRQTSSASGAAGRPAASSVARTADHCPRHRGSLATHCGPCRSEMLAGGLR; from the coding sequence GTGACAGTCTCAAGCTCTCCCCACCTCGGAGGCGGTGCCGCTGTGAAGGCAGCCCTGCTGGCTTCCAAGGACCTGCGCCCCACCGAACGGCTCATCATGGTCGCCATCGCCGCGCACACCAACCGCGATGGAGACGCCTGGCCGTCCGTCGCCACGATCGCCGACTACGCCGGCGTCTCGGTTCGCACCGTGCAACGGACCCTGGCGAAGCTGGTGAACCTCGGCCGGCTGGCCGTCCGCCAGGTCGCCACCCTCGCCACCCGAATCTACCGCCTTCTGAGCGGACGCCCGGACACATCAGGGGGTGACATCCCGCGCAGCGGGGTGACAGACGACGCCACGAGGGGTGACACCCATAGGCTGTCACCCGAAGCAGAGGAAGACCACAAGAAGCTCCGCGGCCACCGCAGCGTGCCCTCCGGGCGACGGCTATCCCTCAGGAACCGTCTACCGCGGCAGACCTCCTCCGCGAGCGGAGCAGCAGGACGCCCAGCAGCGTCCTCCGTTGCTCGCACGGCTGACCATTGCCCCCGCCACCGTGGCAGCTTGGCCACACATTGCGGGCCCTGCCGGTCCGAAATGCTGGCCGGGGGCCTACGGTAA